Proteins from one Petrotoga sp. 9PW.55.5.1 genomic window:
- the cheD gene encoding chemoreceptor glutamine deamidase/glutamate methylesterase CheD — MTDIKKKIIGIGEYIVDKNPTVLVTLGLGSCVAVCLRDKKNLIGGLVHVMLPESRGKDQKIGKYADTGIIAVIQGIVDLGGSINNIEAKIAGGASMFKSTNNSLEVGNKNVQAIKEILKKKDIKLLAEDTGGKRARSVEFNLSNGELRVKKVGGGEKVEIIVI; from the coding sequence ATGACTGATATTAAGAAAAAAATTATAGGAATCGGTGAATATATTGTAGATAAAAATCCTACTGTTTTGGTCACGTTAGGCTTAGGTTCTTGTGTAGCCGTTTGTTTGAGAGATAAAAAAAATTTGATTGGTGGTCTTGTACATGTAATGTTGCCAGAAAGTCGTGGAAAAGACCAAAAAATCGGTAAATATGCAGACACCGGTATAATCGCCGTAATTCAAGGAATAGTTGATTTAGGAGGAAGTATAAATAATATTGAAGCAAAAATAGCTGGTGGTGCTTCGATGTTCAAAAGTACTAATAATTCTTTAGAAGTTGGAAATAAGAATGTACAAGCAATAAAAGAAATTTTAAAAAAAAAGGATATTAAATTATTAGCGGAAGATACAGGTGGAAAGAGGGCAAGAAGTGTGGAATTTAATTTAAGTAATGGTGAATTGAGAGTTAAAAAAGTAGGTGGGGGAGAAAAAGTTGAAATTATAGTTATCTAA
- a CDS encoding FliA/WhiG family RNA polymerase sigma factor: MNYKINEDQLVIQFLPKIKVIALNLKTTLPQNIEVEDLIQEGIIGLIQSYRRYKPEKGASFYTFALKRIKGAMFDYLRRIDWLPKETRSLVKKYEDFVYENKDSEYFDDNSIAEGLNINQKEINKIKYSLNKRQILQLDEYFLNDEEDSFFNYAQQDNDPELLAYKEILKEKLTSSINKLEEREQLILSLYYDEELTFKEIGKVLDISESRVSQLHSIILVKLKKDLQGRD; encoded by the coding sequence ATGAATTATAAAATAAATGAAGATCAGCTGGTAATTCAGTTTTTACCTAAAATAAAGGTAATAGCTTTGAACTTAAAAACAACTCTACCTCAAAATATCGAAGTAGAAGATTTAATTCAAGAAGGAATAATAGGATTAATTCAGTCTTACAGAAGATATAAGCCAGAAAAAGGTGCATCGTTTTATACTTTTGCTTTGAAAAGGATTAAAGGTGCAATGTTTGATTATTTAAGAAGAATCGACTGGCTTCCAAAAGAGACTCGTTCGCTTGTAAAAAAATACGAAGATTTTGTTTATGAAAATAAAGATAGCGAATATTTTGACGATAATTCAATTGCAGAAGGACTAAATATAAACCAGAAGGAAATAAATAAAATTAAATACTCTTTGAATAAAAGACAGATTCTTCAACTTGATGAATATTTCTTAAATGATGAAGAAGATAGTTTTTTTAATTATGCTCAACAAGATAACGATCCTGAGCTGTTGGCATATAAAGAAATATTAAAAGAGAAACTCACATCATCCATTAATAAATTAGAGGAAAGAGAACAATTGATACTTTCTCTATATTATGATGAAGAATTAACTTTTAAAGAAATCGGGAAAGTTCTTGATATAAGTGAATCAAGAGTGTCTCAACTACACTCAATAATTTTAGTAAAATTAAAAAAGGACCTTCAAGGAAGAGATTAA